In one window of Tenacibaculum mesophilum DNA:
- a CDS encoding TlpA family protein disulfide reductase yields MRNIIPALLSIGVGFVISFFGLDFYSNSLENENNIIAQSNKITSSKEDTPEEPLSVDNSSTGSFSVDIEDIQKNFDNWEAYAKENIDLMSTFIPLDDEGAAMEKGIFLTLLRTGAYIPIKSEKKGKVQYQLTGIDASSDEKIKKSIVSKASIAHQYFKMEGKKLPDYNFVDLNGNAHNKADTKGKLLVLKCWFITCKVCVEEFPELNELVDKYKDDKIEFVSLAFDKKDELIKFLETKEFKYPTIPEQKDYMAKKLKVKQYPTHLIVDANGIIIKMVNNVKTLTSELERIMGK; encoded by the coding sequence ATGAGAAATATTATACCTGCTTTATTATCAATAGGAGTTGGTTTTGTTATTTCATTTTTTGGATTGGATTTCTATTCTAATTCATTAGAAAATGAAAATAATATCATAGCCCAAAGTAATAAAATTACTTCTTCTAAAGAAGACACTCCTGAAGAGCCCTTATCTGTTGATAATTCCTCAACAGGTTCTTTTTCCGTTGACATCGAAGACATTCAAAAGAACTTTGATAACTGGGAAGCTTATGCAAAGGAAAACATTGATTTAATGTCTACCTTTATTCCTCTAGATGATGAAGGTGCAGCTATGGAAAAAGGTATCTTTTTAACCTTACTACGCACAGGCGCTTATATTCCGATTAAATCGGAAAAAAAAGGTAAAGTACAATACCAGCTTACTGGTATTGATGCTTCTTCTGATGAAAAAATAAAAAAATCAATCGTTAGTAAGGCTTCAATAGCACATCAATATTTTAAGATGGAAGGCAAAAAACTTCCTGATTACAATTTTGTTGATTTAAATGGTAACGCTCACAATAAAGCGGATACAAAAGGAAAATTATTAGTGCTAAAGTGCTGGTTTATTACATGTAAGGTATGTGTAGAAGAGTTTCCTGAATTAAATGAACTGGTTGATAAATACAAGGATGATAAAATAGAATTTGTTAGTTTGGCTTTTGATAAAAAAGATGAATTGATTAAATTTTTAGAAACTAAAGAATTTAAATACCCTACTATTCCTGAACAAAAGGATTATATGGCTAAGAAACTAAAGGTTAAACAATATCCTACACATTTAATTGTAGATGCTAATGGTATTATTATTAAAATGGTTAATAATGTAAAAACATTAACATCAGAATTAGAAAGAATTATGGGTAAATAA
- a CDS encoding pyrophosphohydrolase domain-containing protein translates to MKKRIAAVHEFHSAFGLGIKNEPTANIGEERNLLRYNLMKEENEEYLEAAQNNDLVEVADALGDILYILCGTIIEHGMQHKIEEVFNEIQRSNMSKLGEDGKPIYREDGKVLKGPNYFKPNIKEILDK, encoded by the coding sequence ATGAAAAAAAGAATAGCAGCAGTACACGAATTTCATTCAGCTTTCGGGTTAGGAATAAAAAATGAACCAACAGCAAACATTGGAGAAGAACGAAACTTACTTCGCTATAATTTAATGAAAGAAGAAAATGAAGAGTATTTAGAAGCAGCACAAAATAACGATTTGGTTGAGGTAGCAGACGCTTTAGGCGATATATTGTATATTTTATGTGGAACTATAATAGAACACGGTATGCAACATAAAATAGAAGAAGTATTCAATGAAATACAACGAAGTAACATGAGTAAGTTAGGAGAAGACGGTAAACCTATTTATCGTGAAGATGGTAAAGTACTGAAAGGACCAAATTACTTTAAACCAAACATTAAAGAAATTTTAGATAAATAA
- a CDS encoding DUF6146 family protein, with protein sequence MKTLQHILFLSIIGIMIWACSSSPIKNTSNTPKEEPVVIANDSLEYEIIIIDPGFTTYLNSIAKPEGFYSQQYLENKNRLYVNTWNYRARNPLQFNSNVYENVIDYSPHVDYGYEVNYKLFNYFEFAQRKYRMNLGVGINR encoded by the coding sequence ATGAAAACCTTACAACATATTCTTTTTCTTAGTATTATTGGAATTATGATATGGGCTTGCAGTTCCTCGCCTATAAAAAATACTTCTAACACTCCTAAAGAGGAACCAGTTGTAATTGCTAATGATAGTTTAGAATATGAAATTATAATTATTGACCCTGGTTTTACTACTTATTTAAACAGTATAGCCAAACCAGAAGGCTTTTACTCACAACAATACCTCGAAAATAAAAACCGTTTGTATGTAAATACATGGAATTACCGAGCTAGAAATCCTTTACAATTTAATTCAAACGTTTATGAAAACGTAATTGATTATAGTCCACACGTTGATTATGGCTATGAAGTAAACTATAAACTTTTTAATTATTTTGAGTTCGCCCAACGAAAATACCGCATGAATTTGGGTGTAGGAATAAATCGTTAG
- the trxA gene encoding thioredoxin, protein MALEITDASFEEVVLKSDKPVLVDFWAAWCGPCRMVSPIVDEISNEYDGKAVVGKVDVDANQEFAAKYGVRNIPTVLIFKNGEVVDKQVGAAPKKAYTDKIDAAL, encoded by the coding sequence ATGGCATTAGAAATTACAGATGCTTCTTTCGAAGAAGTAGTATTAAAATCTGACAAACCAGTATTAGTAGATTTTTGGGCAGCTTGGTGTGGACCTTGTAGAATGGTATCTCCTATCGTTGATGAAATTAGTAATGAATACGATGGTAAGGCTGTAGTTGGAAAAGTAGATGTAGATGCAAACCAAGAATTTGCCGCTAAGTATGGTGTAAGAAACATACCAACTGTATTAATCTTCAAAAACGGAGAAGTTGTAGACAAACAAGTTGGTGCTGCTCCAAAAAAAGCATATACAGATAAAATTGATGCTGCTTTATAA
- a CDS encoding DUF58 domain-containing protein: MIDLNSTASKINNLELLAKQVVEGFITGMHKSPFHGFSVEFSEHKLYNKGESTRHIDWKLFAKTEKLYTKKYEEETNLRCHIIIDNSASMHYPPSNNESINDLNKIGFSAVAAASLMDILKRQRDAVGLSIYSDTYEYYAPEKGSERHRKMLLHQLEHLLSSNSTSNTKTYQYLHEIAEKIHRRSLIFLFTDMFQTSKNEEELFNALRHLKFNKHEVVLFHTYDKKTEFLFDFDNSPKKFVDVETGEEINLYAENVQQKYQELSSFFFKNLKNKCLQYKIDYIPVDISEGYDKVLIAYLITRQNFL; this comes from the coding sequence ATGATTGATTTAAACAGTACTGCTTCAAAAATTAACAACCTTGAGCTACTTGCTAAACAAGTGGTAGAAGGCTTTATTACAGGAATGCATAAAAGTCCATTTCACGGATTTTCAGTTGAATTTTCTGAACACAAACTCTACAACAAAGGAGAAAGTACTCGACATATAGATTGGAAGCTATTTGCCAAAACTGAAAAATTGTACACTAAAAAGTACGAAGAAGAAACGAATCTTAGGTGTCATATAATCATTGATAATTCTGCGTCGATGCATTATCCTCCAAGCAATAATGAATCAATAAATGATTTAAATAAGATTGGTTTCTCTGCAGTAGCAGCTGCCTCTTTAATGGATATCTTAAAGCGACAACGTGATGCTGTTGGTTTAAGTATTTACTCTGACACTTATGAATACTATGCTCCAGAAAAAGGTAGTGAACGTCATCGTAAAATGTTATTACATCAATTAGAGCATTTATTATCATCTAATTCTACTTCAAATACAAAAACCTATCAATACTTACATGAAATAGCAGAGAAGATTCATAGAAGGTCTTTAATTTTCTTATTTACCGATATGTTTCAAACTTCAAAGAATGAAGAAGAACTTTTTAATGCTTTAAGACATCTAAAATTTAATAAACATGAAGTAGTATTGTTTCATACATATGATAAAAAAACAGAATTTTTGTTTGATTTTGATAACTCACCAAAAAAATTTGTGGATGTTGAAACTGGAGAAGAAATAAATTTATACGCAGAAAATGTACAGCAAAAATATCAAGAATTGAGCTCCTTTTTTTTCAAAAACCTAAAAAACAAATGCTTACAATATAAAATAGATTACATTCCTGTAGATATTAGTGAAGGTTATGATAAAGTGCTTATAGCTTATCTTATCACTAGACAGAATTTTTTATAA
- a CDS encoding DNA-3-methyladenine glycosylase I, protein MKKRCFWVSDDPLYIEYHDNEWGVPVYDDDKLFEFLILETFQAGLSWITVLKKRENFRKAFDNFDYKKIAKYSEDKYEELLQDAGIIRNKLKIKATITNAQAFMKVQEEFGTFSKYIWAFTNGQPIVNRFEKREEVPATTELSDAISKDLKKRGFKFVGSTVIYAHMQATGMVNDHTTDCFRYHEV, encoded by the coding sequence ATGAAGAAAAGATGTTTTTGGGTTAGTGATGACCCACTATATATTGAGTATCACGATAATGAATGGGGAGTGCCTGTATATGATGACGATAAGCTGTTTGAGTTTTTAATATTAGAAACTTTCCAAGCAGGTTTGAGTTGGATTACAGTTTTGAAGAAAAGAGAAAACTTTAGAAAGGCATTTGATAATTTCGACTATAAAAAAATAGCAAAATACTCTGAAGACAAATATGAAGAATTGCTTCAAGATGCTGGAATTATAAGAAATAAATTAAAGATAAAAGCGACTATAACCAATGCTCAGGCTTTTATGAAAGTACAAGAAGAGTTTGGTACGTTTTCAAAATATATTTGGGCTTTTACTAATGGACAACCGATAGTGAATAGGTTTGAAAAGAGAGAAGAAGTACCGGCAACAACAGAGCTTTCTGACGCGATTTCAAAAGATTTAAAAAAACGAGGATTTAAGTTTGTAGGTTCAACAGTAATTTATGCACATATGCAGGCGACAGGAATGGTAAACGACCATACAACCGACTGTTTCCGATATCATGAAGTTTAA
- a CDS encoding SDR family NAD(P)-dependent oxidoreductase yields the protein MKKTKTAIIFGGTSGIGKGLVEKLIQENYIVAVTGRRLEKLEELKKRYSNQILIKQNDIQQVDEVEKVFNELVNELGEVHLVIQSSGVGFVNPKLDWDKQEQTINTNVLGVTKLYALAYKLFKKQGFGHLVGISSIASLRGNRAAPDYFSSKAYQKAYLESLYIKTKSIKTKKVFITDIRPGFVDTAMVLGDGIFWMVPLEKAVNQIYVAIKRKKRVAYISKRWRLIAWVLKIVPARILKMAT from the coding sequence ATGAAAAAAACTAAAACAGCAATTATTTTTGGAGGCACTTCTGGTATTGGAAAAGGACTTGTAGAAAAACTAATACAAGAAAATTATATCGTAGCGGTAACCGGGAGAAGGCTTGAAAAATTGGAAGAGTTAAAGAAGAGGTATTCTAATCAAATACTTATTAAGCAAAATGATATCCAACAAGTAGATGAGGTAGAAAAAGTGTTTAATGAGTTAGTAAATGAATTAGGAGAAGTTCATTTGGTGATACAATCTTCAGGAGTTGGATTTGTAAACCCAAAGTTAGACTGGGATAAACAAGAGCAAACTATAAACACGAATGTTTTAGGTGTAACAAAACTATATGCATTAGCTTATAAATTGTTTAAAAAACAAGGTTTTGGTCATTTAGTTGGTATTTCTTCTATCGCTTCACTACGTGGAAATAGAGCAGCACCAGATTATTTCTCTTCTAAAGCATATCAAAAAGCGTATTTAGAGAGTTTGTATATCAAAACAAAATCTATTAAAACAAAAAAAGTTTTTATTACAGATATCCGTCCGGGGTTTGTTGATACAGCAATGGTTTTAGGTGATGGTATTTTTTGGATGGTTCCTCTAGAAAAAGCAGTTAATCAAATTTATGTAGCAATAAAACGAAAAAAACGAGTAGCTTATATCTCAAAAAGATGGAGGTTAATAGCTTGGGTACTAAAAATAGTACCAGCAAGAATTTTAAAAATGGCAACATAA
- a CDS encoding dipeptidyl-peptidase 3 family protein, translating to MKLKQMLFVFAAAGVLTSCGVDAKKEPKVVEKKAKEFEYVVEQFADIKVLRYQIPGFDELTLKEKKLVYYLTQAGLSGRDIMWDQNYRHNLEIRAALENINNSFKGDKESEDFKAFTTYLKRVWFSNGIHHHYSNDKLKPTFSKEYLETLLKETNTELSTEALEVIFNDKDAKKVNKKAGVDNVLASAVNFYGADITSKDVEDFYAKADKGPEGQPIEAGLNSKLVRENGKLVEKVWKSGGMYGQAIDKIIYWLEKAKEVAENEKQAKTLELLIEYYKTGDLHTWDEYAIAWVESTEGNIDWINGFIEVYNDPKGYRGSYETIVQIKDFDMSKKMKVLSDKAQWFEDNSPLDPSHKKKDVVGVSYKTVNVAGEAGDASPSTPIGVNLPNNNWIRQQHGSKSVSLGNIIGSYNNAGGTGRLTEFANDQEEIDLEIKYGKLADKLHTALHEVIGHASGVINDGVGQPKETLKNYASTMEEGRADLVGLYYLMDPKLQELGLVDDWQKVGKAAYDGYIRNGLMTQLIRINLGDDIEEDHMVNRQWVSAWAFEQGAKDNVIEKVTRDGKTFYNINDYKKLREIFGRLLKETQRIKSEGDFEAAKALVEGYGVKVDQDIHKEVLDRNAQFTSAPYSGFVNPVLEPVTDTEGNITDIKIKQPETFEEQMKFYAKNYNFLPIKN from the coding sequence ATGAAACTAAAACAAATGCTTTTTGTGTTTGCAGCAGCAGGAGTATTAACTTCTTGTGGTGTAGACGCAAAAAAAGAGCCTAAAGTAGTAGAAAAAAAGGCAAAAGAATTTGAATATGTTGTTGAGCAATTTGCTGATATAAAAGTGTTACGTTATCAAATTCCAGGGTTTGATGAGTTAACACTAAAAGAAAAAAAATTAGTGTACTATTTAACACAAGCTGGTTTATCTGGACGTGATATTATGTGGGATCAAAACTACCGTCACAATCTTGAAATTAGAGCAGCTTTAGAAAATATTAACAATAGCTTCAAAGGAGATAAAGAAAGTGAAGATTTTAAAGCATTCACTACCTATTTGAAAAGAGTGTGGTTTTCTAACGGAATCCATCATCATTACTCTAACGATAAGTTAAAACCTACATTTTCTAAAGAGTATTTAGAAACGTTGTTAAAAGAAACTAATACTGAGTTATCTACGGAAGCATTAGAAGTTATTTTTAATGATAAAGATGCTAAAAAAGTAAACAAGAAAGCTGGAGTGGATAATGTATTAGCATCAGCAGTAAATTTTTACGGAGCAGATATTACAAGTAAAGATGTAGAAGACTTTTATGCGAAAGCTGATAAAGGACCAGAAGGGCAACCAATTGAGGCAGGATTAAACTCGAAGCTAGTTCGTGAGAATGGAAAACTAGTGGAGAAAGTTTGGAAGTCTGGTGGAATGTACGGACAAGCAATCGATAAAATTATTTATTGGTTAGAAAAAGCTAAAGAAGTAGCAGAAAATGAAAAGCAAGCAAAAACCTTAGAGTTATTAATCGAATACTATAAAACAGGAGATTTACATACTTGGGATGAATATGCAATTGCTTGGGTTGAATCTACAGAAGGAAATATTGATTGGATTAATGGTTTTATTGAAGTTTATAATGATCCTAAAGGGTATAGAGGTTCGTACGAAACAATTGTACAAATCAAAGACTTTGATATGTCTAAAAAGATGAAAGTATTATCAGACAAAGCACAATGGTTTGAAGATAATTCTCCGTTAGATCCAAGTCACAAAAAGAAAGATGTTGTAGGGGTTTCGTATAAAACAGTAAATGTCGCTGGTGAAGCAGGAGATGCATCTCCAAGTACTCCAATTGGAGTGAATTTGCCAAACAATAACTGGATTCGTCAACAACACGGTTCTAAATCGGTATCGTTAGGAAATATCATAGGATCTTATAATAATGCTGGAGGAACTGGACGTTTAACAGAGTTTGCTAACGATCAAGAAGAAATTGATTTAGAGATTAAATATGGGAAGTTAGCAGATAAATTACACACGGCATTACACGAGGTAATTGGGCATGCTTCAGGTGTAATTAACGACGGAGTTGGTCAACCAAAAGAAACTTTGAAAAACTACGCTTCTACAATGGAAGAGGGTAGAGCAGATTTAGTTGGACTTTATTACTTAATGGATCCTAAATTACAAGAATTAGGATTAGTTGATGATTGGCAAAAAGTAGGAAAAGCTGCTTATGACGGGTATATCAGAAATGGATTAATGACACAGTTAATTAGAATTAATTTAGGAGACGATATTGAAGAAGATCACATGGTAAACCGTCAATGGGTTTCAGCTTGGGCTTTTGAGCAAGGAGCGAAAGATAATGTAATTGAAAAAGTTACCAGAGATGGAAAAACTTTTTATAATATTAATGATTATAAAAAACTTCGTGAAATTTTCGGGCGTTTATTAAAAGAAACACAAAGAATTAAATCTGAAGGAGATTTTGAAGCGGCAAAAGCATTAGTGGAAGGTTATGGAGTAAAAGTAGATCAAGATATTCATAAAGAAGTTTTAGATCGTAATGCTCAATTTACATCAGCTCCTTATAGCGGATTTGTAAATCCAGTATTAGAGCCAGTAACTGATACTGAAGGAAATATTACTGATATTAAGATTAAGCAACCAGAAACGTTTGAAGAGCAAATGAAGTTCTACGCTAAAAACTATAACTTCTTACCAATAAAAAATTAA
- the metK gene encoding methionine adenosyltransferase encodes MSYFFTSESVSEGHPDKVADQISDALIDNFLAFDSNSKVACETLVTTGQVVLAGEVKSSTYLDVQKIAREVINKIGYTKGEYMFDGNSCGVLSAIHEQSDDINRGVDRASKEEQGAGDQGMMFGYATNETEHYMPLALDLSHIILKELAAIRRENKEITYLRPDAKSQVTIEYSDDNVPQRIEAIVVSTQHDDFADDKTMLAKIRKDIVEILIPRVKAQLTPEIQALFNDDIKYHINPTGKFVIGGPHGDTGLTGRKIIVDTYGGKGAHGGGAFSGKDPSKVDRSAAYATRHIAKNLVAAGVADEVLVQVSYAIGVVEPMGIFVDTYGTSRVDLTDGEIAQKVSEIFDMRPHAIEDRLKLRNPMYSETAAYGHMGRKNEVVSKTFTQPNGESKTMEVELFTWEKLDYVSKVKESFSL; translated from the coding sequence ATGTCATATTTTTTTACTTCAGAAAGTGTTTCTGAAGGACATCCAGATAAAGTAGCAGATCAAATATCTGATGCTCTAATAGATAATTTTTTAGCTTTTGATTCAAATTCAAAAGTAGCATGTGAAACATTAGTAACAACTGGTCAAGTAGTATTAGCAGGAGAAGTTAAGTCTTCTACTTACTTAGATGTTCAAAAAATTGCTCGTGAGGTAATTAATAAAATTGGATATACCAAAGGTGAGTATATGTTTGACGGTAATTCTTGTGGAGTGTTATCAGCAATTCATGAACAGTCAGATGATATTAACCGTGGAGTAGATAGAGCTTCAAAAGAAGAGCAAGGAGCAGGTGATCAAGGAATGATGTTTGGTTATGCGACAAACGAAACTGAGCATTATATGCCGTTAGCGTTAGATTTATCACATATAATTTTAAAGGAATTAGCAGCAATCCGTAGAGAGAATAAGGAAATTACTTATTTACGTCCAGATGCTAAAAGTCAGGTAACTATTGAGTATTCTGACGATAACGTACCGCAACGCATTGAGGCAATTGTAGTTTCTACTCAACATGATGATTTTGCTGATGATAAAACAATGTTAGCTAAAATTAGAAAAGATATTGTTGAGATTTTAATTCCTAGAGTAAAAGCACAATTAACTCCAGAAATTCAAGCGTTATTTAATGATGATATTAAATATCATATTAATCCAACAGGAAAGTTTGTAATTGGTGGACCTCATGGAGATACAGGGTTAACAGGCCGTAAGATTATTGTTGATACTTATGGAGGAAAAGGAGCACATGGTGGCGGAGCATTTTCTGGAAAAGATCCAAGTAAAGTAGATCGCTCTGCAGCGTATGCAACACGTCATATAGCTAAGAATTTAGTAGCTGCTGGAGTGGCTGATGAGGTTTTAGTACAAGTATCGTATGCTATTGGAGTAGTAGAACCGATGGGTATTTTTGTAGATACTTACGGAACTTCAAGAGTGGATTTAACTGATGGAGAAATTGCTCAAAAAGTTTCTGAAATTTTTGACATGCGTCCACACGCTATTGAAGATCGTTTAAAGTTACGTAATCCAATGTATAGTGAAACAGCAGCTTACGGGCATATGGGAAGAAAAAATGAAGTAGTTTCTAAAACATTTACACAACCTAATGGAGAAAGTAAAACAATGGAAGTTGAATTGTTTACTTGGGAAAAATTAGATTATGTGTCTAAAGTAAAAGAGAGTTTCAGTTTGTAA
- a CDS encoding prephenate dehydratase — MKKIAIQGIQGSNHHIVANNYYGENIDLHKCLSFDVLVDSLINSRSEQAIMALENTIAGSIIPNYALIDKYNLHISGEYYLSIHHHLMALPDQRIEDITEVCSHPMALLQCKEFFKQHKHIKLVEDVDTSAVAKRIADQKLKGVAAIAPKMAADIFKLSVIEDEIQTIKNNATRFVFLQTSLPKNGKSEINKASLKFELDHKRGSLATVLNVMSDCKLNLTKIQSLPKIETPWKYSFFVDVTFEKYEDYEKAKAIIQIMAEEFKILGEYKNGRL, encoded by the coding sequence ATGAAAAAAATAGCCATTCAAGGAATACAAGGAAGCAACCACCATATTGTTGCAAACAACTACTACGGAGAAAACATCGACTTACACAAGTGCTTATCTTTTGACGTATTGGTTGATAGCCTTATTAATTCAAGAAGTGAGCAAGCAATTATGGCTTTAGAAAACACCATAGCAGGCTCAATCATACCCAACTATGCCCTAATTGACAAGTACAATTTGCATATTTCTGGTGAGTATTACTTGTCTATACATCATCATTTAATGGCGTTACCTGACCAACGAATTGAAGACATTACTGAGGTTTGTTCGCATCCGATGGCATTACTACAATGTAAAGAATTTTTCAAACAACATAAACACATTAAGTTAGTTGAAGATGTTGATACCTCTGCTGTTGCAAAAAGAATCGCAGACCAAAAATTAAAAGGAGTTGCAGCAATTGCACCTAAAATGGCTGCTGATATTTTTAAATTATCAGTTATTGAAGATGAAATTCAAACGATTAAAAATAACGCAACTCGATTTGTATTTCTTCAAACAAGTCTTCCAAAAAATGGTAAAAGTGAAATCAATAAAGCTTCATTAAAATTTGAACTAGATCACAAAAGAGGAAGTTTAGCTACAGTGCTAAATGTAATGAGCGACTGTAAATTAAACCTTACTAAAATACAATCGCTCCCCAAAATCGAGACGCCTTGGAAGTACTCTTTTTTCGTAGATGTAACTTTTGAAAAATATGAAGATTACGAAAAAGCAAAAGCCATCATACAAATTATGGCAGAAGAATTTAAAATATTAGGCGAATACAAAAACGGAAGATTATGA
- the sppA gene encoding signal peptide peptidase SppA yields MKFLRNLLASILGFFIALFLLFVFFFIIASFIGAEEEIVVKSNSVLELDLSTPIKDYAPKEDNPIAEALELTDEKLALNKIINAIENAKTDDKIKGISIKTPFVNAGIAQTQAIRNKIEEFKESGKFVYAYNDIYTQKNYYLSSVADSLFLNPVGAIDFRGLSTEILYFKDFEDKYGIKMEVIRHGKYKSAVEPFLENEMSEANREQTTSFLKSIWSEITDDISKSRNISIEKLNLIADNSNGRNITVAKENNLIDASIYEDEYEKKLAMGSDKKVNTISIEDYINSGKGRISSTAKDKIAVIYAQGDIVYGEGSEDYIGQGIINKAIRKARKDDNVKAIVLRVNSPGGSALASELIWRELELTKKEKPLVVSMGNYAASGGYYIACNANKIIAEPTTITGSIGVFGAIPNFSQFTDNIGINAEQVSTNNSASYSVFEPMNQKFYDVTKEGVEQIYTTFVNRVSAGRNMTFEQVNEIAQGRVWTGKEAIENGLIDQLGGLNDAIKVAAELAEVQNFRVRNYPNYKTDLKEALKFSPFMKASKEEILKETLGDENYQLYHNIHKMKNLKGIQARIPFVFQVK; encoded by the coding sequence ATGAAGTTTTTAAGAAATTTACTCGCCTCTATTCTAGGTTTTTTTATTGCCCTATTTTTACTGTTTGTTTTCTTTTTTATTATTGCTTCTTTTATTGGAGCTGAAGAGGAAATTGTTGTAAAATCAAACTCGGTTTTAGAATTAGATTTATCAACTCCTATTAAAGATTATGCTCCAAAAGAAGACAATCCTATTGCTGAAGCTCTAGAACTAACAGATGAAAAATTGGCTTTAAACAAAATTATCAACGCTATTGAAAATGCAAAAACTGATGATAAAATAAAAGGAATAAGTATTAAAACACCTTTTGTTAATGCTGGTATTGCCCAAACACAAGCCATACGAAACAAAATTGAAGAGTTTAAAGAAAGTGGTAAGTTTGTATATGCATATAATGACATTTATACTCAAAAAAATTACTACCTAAGCTCTGTTGCTGACAGTTTATTCTTAAACCCAGTTGGAGCTATTGACTTTAGAGGTTTATCTACCGAAATTTTATATTTCAAAGACTTTGAAGACAAATATGGTATTAAAATGGAGGTTATTCGTCACGGAAAATATAAAAGTGCAGTTGAACCTTTCTTGGAAAATGAAATGAGCGAAGCTAACCGCGAACAAACCACTTCATTTTTAAAATCAATTTGGTCAGAAATCACAGATGATATTAGTAAGAGTAGAAACATTTCTATTGAAAAACTAAACCTTATTGCTGATAATTCTAATGGAAGAAATATTACTGTAGCAAAAGAAAATAATTTAATAGATGCTTCTATTTATGAAGATGAATACGAAAAGAAGTTAGCTATGGGTTCTGATAAGAAAGTAAATACTATTTCTATTGAAGACTACATAAACTCTGGAAAAGGAAGAATTTCTTCTACTGCTAAAGATAAAATCGCCGTGATTTATGCACAAGGTGATATTGTGTATGGAGAAGGAAGCGAAGACTATATAGGACAAGGAATTATAAACAAAGCTATCAGAAAAGCCCGAAAAGATGATAATGTAAAAGCTATCGTACTTCGCGTAAATTCACCTGGAGGTAGTGCTTTAGCCTCTGAATTAATTTGGCGTGAACTAGAATTAACAAAAAAAGAAAAACCTTTAGTAGTTTCTATGGGTAACTATGCAGCTTCTGGAGGTTACTATATTGCTTGTAATGCTAACAAAATTATTGCAGAACCTACTACAATTACAGGATCTATTGGAGTTTTTGGAGCCATTCCTAACTTTAGTCAATTTACCGATAATATTGGTATCAATGCAGAACAAGTATCTACTAACAACAGCGCTTCTTATAGTGTTTTTGAGCCAATGAACCAGAAATTCTACGATGTAACTAAAGAAGGTGTTGAACAAATCTACACTACTTTTGTTAACCGTGTTTCTGCAGGGCGTAACATGACTTTTGAGCAAGTAAACGAAATTGCACAAGGTAGAGTTTGGACTGGTAAAGAAGCTATTGAAAATGGCTTAATAGATCAATTAGGAGGATTAAATGACGCTATTAAAGTTGCCGCTGAATTAGCAGAAGTTCAAAATTTTAGAGTTCGTAATTACCCTAATTACAAAACTGACTTAAAAGAGGCTCTAAAATTCTCTCCATTCATGAAAGCTTCAAAAGAAGAAATACTTAAAGAAACTTTAGGTGATGAAAATTACCAATTATACCATAATATTCACAAAATGAAAAACCTAAAAGGAATTCAAGCTAGAATACCCTTTGTATTTCAAGTGAAGTAA